DNA from Sulfitobacter albidus:
CTGACCTTCTCGCCGCCCTCTTCGGTCTCGTTGTCCATGATCAGGCTCACGTGTTCGAGGAAGCCTTGCAGGTTCTCGAATTGCTCCAGCGCCTTGACCAGTTCCTTGAGGTTTTCCAACCGGCCGGGCGCCTCGGGCGTCTTGTCGTTCTGCCAATGCCCGGTATAGCCGCTCTCGTCGAGGATGATCTCCGCCAGCTCCACGTGGCTCACGTCCGCGTCGCCCACCATGCGCGACCAGCGGTCGATCCCGTCAATGAGCAGCCGCAGCTGCGCGCCGCCCTTGCCGCCAATCCCCTGATGCGCCAGCAAAATCCGCGCGCCTTCCACCAGGTTGGTGCCATGTTCGCGCGCCGTGCGCTGGATCTTTTGCTGCGCCACATCGCCCAAACCCCGCTTGGGCGTGTTCACGATCCGCTCGAACGCCAGATCGTCGTCGGGGCTGGTGACGACGCGGAAATACGCCATCGCATCGCGGATCTCCAACCGCTCGTAGAATCGCGGCCCGCCGATTACCCGGTAGGGCAGACCGATCGTCAAAAACCGATCCTCAAAGCTACGCATCTGGTGGCTCGCGCGCACCAATATGGCCATGCTGTCGAGCCCGAAGGCCCGCAGCCCGCGGGTGCCACGCTGCATCGCCTCGATCTCCTCGCCGACCCAGCGCGCCTCCTCATCCCCGTCCCAATGCCCGATCAGGCGGACCTTTTCCCCCTGCTCGGCCTCGGTCCAAAGCGTCTTGCCCAGACGCCCCTTGTTGCCCGCGATCACGCCAGAGGCGGCGGCCAGGATATGCGGGGTCGAGCGGTAGTTCTGCTCCAACCGCACCACATGCGCGCCGGGAAAATCCTTTTCAAACCGCAGGATATTGCCCACCTCGGCCCCGCGCCAGCCATAGATCGACTGATCGTCGTCGCCCACGCAACAGATATTCTTGTGCCCGCCCGCCAACAGCCGCAGCCACAGGTACTGCGCGACGTTGGTATCCTGATACTCGTCCACCAGAATATAGCGGAACCAGCGCTGGTACTGCGCCAGCACGTCCTCGTGGGTCTGGAATATCGTGACCATATGCAACAGCAGATCGCCAAAATCGCAGGCGTTCAGATCCTTCAGCCGCTGCTGATACTGCGCGTAGATCTCCACGCCCTTGTGGTTATACGCCCCTGCATCGGCGGCAGGCACCTTGTCGGGCAACAAAGCGCGGTTCTTCCAATCATCGATGATCCCCGACAGCATCCGCGCGGGCCAACGTTTGTCGTCAATGCCCTCGGCGGCCACCAGCTGTTTCAAGAGCCGCAGCTGATCGTCGGTATCCAGTATGGTGAAGTTCGACTTCAACCCCACCAGCTCCGCGTGCCGCCTCAAAAGCTTCACACAGATCGCGTGGAACGTACCCAGCCAGGGCATCCCCTCGATCTGCTGGCCCAACATGCTGCCCACACGGTTCTTCATCTCCCGCGCGGCTTTGTTGGTGAACGTCACCGCCAATATCTCATTGGGCCGCGCGCGCCCCTGCTGCATCAGATGCACGATCCGCGCGGTCAGCGCGCGGGTCTTGCCCGTGCCCGCCCCCGCAAGCATCAACACAGGGCCCTCCAACTGCTCCACCGCCGCGCGCTGCGCGGGGTTAAGCCCGTCAAGGTAGGGCTGCGGCCGCGCAGCCATGGCCCGCGCGCTCAGCGATGCGCTTTCAAAAGCGTCGGATTCGTCGAAACTGCTCATGGCGCAAAAGCTAGCGCCCCCGGCAGCAAAAGAAAAGCGCGTTCGCCAATTGTTCTCCACCTGCACCGCCGCCCGCAAATGGGCCGTGCCCCCGCCTCATTGTGCCAAAAATACGCACATCCCGCCCCCGCCACACAGAGCAACCCTAGACAGCGCCGCACGCCTGCCCCCAAATGCGCCTATGGACCTGCACGCAAAATACCCCGCCATCGCCGATCTGCGCGCCCGCGCGCGCCGCCGGATCCCGCCGTTCGTGTGGGAATACCTCGACAGCGGCACGGGGGCCGAAGCCACCAAGGCGCGCAACCGCTCGGCCCTTGACCGTATCGGCATGATGCCCTCGGTGCTGCACGGCGAATTCACCCCCGATCTCTCGACCACCCTGATGGGCCGCGACTATCCCCTCCCCTTCGGCATCGCGCCCATCGGCATGTCGGGTCTGATGTGGCCCGATGCCGAAGGGCATCTGTCCCGCGCCGCCCGCGCCGCAGCACTCCCTTACGCCATCTCCACCGTCGCCACGCAAAGCCCCGAGGACATCGCCCCGCATCTGCCCGACACCGCGTGGTTCCAGATGTATCCGCCGCGCGACGAGGCGATCCGCCGCGACATGCTGGACCGCGCGCGCGCCGCAGGGTTCAGCGCGCTCATCCTCACCGTCGATGTGCCCGTCGCGAGCCGCCGTGAACGGCAGGTCCGCTCGGGGCTGACCAATCCCCCGCGCCTCACCCCGCGGCTGCTGGCGCAGGTCGCCACCCGGCCCGCCTGGGCCGCGGGCATGGCGAAACGCGGGATGCCGCATATGCGTGGCCTCGATAAATACGCCAATGCGGCGACGCAGGGGCTCTCGCCCACGGCGCATGTGGGGTATCTTTTGCGCACCGCGCCCGATTGGTCCTATGTCGATGCGCTGCGCGCCGAATGGGAGGGCGATTTCATCGTCAAGGGCGTGCTGCGCGGCGAGGACGCGAGCCGGTTGACCGATCAGGGCGTCGATGCGATCTGGGTGTCGAACCACGCAGGCCGCCAGTTCGACGGCGCCCCCGCCAGTATCGAGGCGCTGCCGGAGGTGCGCGCCGCTACCGATCTGCCGCTGATCTTCGACAGCGGGATCGAAGGCGGGCTCGACATCCTGCGCGCGCTGGCGCTGGGAGCGGATTTTGTCATGCTGGGGCGCGCGTTCCATTACGCGCTCGGCGCCTTGGGCGCCGGCGGCCCCGCGCATCTGATCGACATTCTGCGCAAGGATCTGGTGGCCAACATGGGCCAGCTCGGCGCGCGCACCCTCTCGGATCTGCCGCCGACGCTCCCGCTCAGCGCTTACTGAGCACGCACGCTCACCTCCCCGTCGACAAAACGCAGACTGCTGTCGCCGGGCGGGAACGGACGGCCATCGGCGCCCAGAGAGCTGATGACGTAATCCTCGCCATCCTCGAAATAGAACGCACAGACCTTGCCGCCGAATTGCTCGATCAACAGGTTCGTCGCCTCGCGCAGGAAGTCCCCCATGCCATCGCTGTCCGACGCCGTCAGATCGCCGGGGGTGATGCAGGTGCCGCCGTTCTCGATCCGGCCCCGGCTCGTCAGGGTCACCCGTTCGATCTCGCCCGAAAGGCCCCGCACGGCGCCGGTCTCGACCGCGACCACGCGGTTGCCCGACACCCGCGCCTTGATCAGCGAGGCGCAGCTGTTGTCGGAGGCACGGTAGTCCACGCAGCCCGTCTTGCCCCCGTGCACCGCCAGCAGGCTGCGCACGTCCACCTGCGCGCCCTTCTCCAGTTCCTTGATCGCAAAGGGATCGGTGGGGGCACAGGCGGCGATCAGCAGCGCGGCGCCCAGACTTGCGGCAATCGTCAGGGGGCGGTGAAACATTGGGCACTCCTTGGAAAATCCTGCCGCAGCGTAGCCCTGGCGCCCCCCGACAATCAAGCACGCAGGCGTTGGGGGATGGACACCACCGCGCGGGCCACTACGCTTCTACCCAGTCCCCCGGATTGCGGCGCCCGCGCCTTTGCGCGTAAAGATGCCGCAGAACTCACAGCAGATAGGCCCCGACATGCCCGAATTTCGCAAGATCCTCATCGCCAACCGCGGCGAGATCGCAATCCGTATCATGCGCGCCGCCAACGAGATGGGAAAGAAAACGGTCGCCGTCTTTGCCGAAGAGGACAAGCTGGGCCTGCACCGTTTCAAAGCCGATGAAGCCTACCGCATCGGCAAGGGTCTGGGGCCCGTCGCCGCCTACCTGAGCATTGACGAGATGATCCGCGTGGCCAAGGCGTCGGGCGCCGACGCGATCCACCCCGGCTACGGCCTGCTGTCCGAAAACCCCGATTTCGTGGACGCCTGTGCGCAAAACGGCATCACCTTCATCGGCCCCAAGGCCGAAACCATGCGCGCGCTTGGCGACAAGGCATCGGCGCGGCGCGTCGCGATCGAGGCCGGTGTGCCGGTGATCCCGGCGACCGAGGTGCTGGGCGACGACATGAAAGCCATCCGCAAAGAGGCGACCGAGGTCGGCTACCCCCTGATGCTCAAGGCCAGCTGGGGCGGCGGCGGGCGCGGTATGCGCCCGATCAATTCCGAGGACGAGCTCGAAGAGAAAGTGCTCGAAGGGCGCCGCGAGGCCGAGGCCGCCTTTGGCAACGGCGAGGGCTATCTGGAAAAGATGATCCTGCGCGCCCGCCACGTCGAGGTGCAGATCCTTGGCGACACCCACGGCGAAATCTACCATCTTTACGAGCGGGACTGCTCCGTGCAGCGCCGCAACCAAAAGGTGGTTGAGCGCGCCCCCGCCCCCTACCTGACCGAGGCGCAGCGCGCCCACGTCTGCGAGCTGGGCCGCAAGATCTGCGCCCACGTGAACTATGAATGCGCGGGCACCGTCGAATTCCTCATGGATATGGAGACGGAGGAGTTCTACTTCATCGAGGTGAACCCCCGCGTGCAGGTCGAACACACCGTCACCGAAGAGGTCACCGGCATCGACATCGTGCGCGCCCAGATCCTGATTGCCGAAGGCAAGAGCATCGCCGACGCGACCGGCAAGGCCTCCCAGGACGACGTGCAGCTGTCGGGCCACGCTCTGCAAACGCGCATCACCACCGAGGATCCGCTCAACAACTTCATCCCCGACTACGGCCGCATCACCGCCTTCCGCGAAGCAACCGGCATGGGCATCCGCCTTGACGGCGGCACGGCGTATTCGGGCGGGGTCATCACGCGCTACTACGACAGCCTGCTGGTCAAGGTCACCGCCAAGGCGCAAACCCCCGAACAGGCCATCGCCCGCATGGATAGAGCCTTACGCGAATTCCGCATCCGGGGCGTTTCGACCAACATCGCCTTTGTCGAGAACCTGCTCAAGCATCCCACGTTCCTCGACAACACCTACCACACCAAATTCATCGACCAGACGCCCGAGCTTTTCACCTTCGAGGCGCGGCGCGACCGGGGCACCAAGGTGCTGACCTACATCGCGGACATCTCCGTCAACGGCCACCCGGAGACCAAGGACAAACCGATCCCCGCCCGCGCCGCCCGCCTGCCCCAACCGCCCGAGCTGCGCGCGGAGCCGCAGATGGGCACGCGCAACCTTCTGGAGCAGAAGGGCCCGCAGGCCGTGGCCGACTGGATGGGCCAGCAGCGCCAACTGCTCATCACCGACACCACCATGCGCGACGGCCATCAATCGCTTCTGGCGACTCGGATGCGCAGCCACGACATGATCAAGGTCGCACCGGCCTACGCCGCCAACCTGCCCACGCTCTTTTCGATGGAGTGCTGGGGCGGGGCGACCTTCGACGTGGCTTACCGGTTCCTGCAGGAATGCCCGTGGCAGCGCCTGCGCGATCTGCGCGAGGCGATGCCGAACATTATGACGCAAATGCTGCTGCGGGCCTCCAACGGCGTGGGCTATACCAACTACCCCGACAACGTCGTGCAGCATTTCGTCGCCACCGCCGCCGACACCGGCGTGGACGTGTTCCGCGTCTTCGACAGCCTCAACTGGGTGGAAAACATGCGCGTCGCCATGGACGCCGTGCAAGAGGCGGGCAAGGTCTGCGAAGGCACGATCTGCTATACCGGCGACATCTTTGATCCCGACCGCGCGAAATATGATCTCAAATACTACGTCCAGATGGGCAAGGATCTGAAGGCCGCAGGCGCGCACGTGCTGGGCCTCAAGGATATGGCGGGCCTTTTGAAACCGGCACAGGCGCGCAAGCTGGTCACCGCGCTCAAATCCGAGGTCGGCCTGCCCATCCACTTCCACACCCACGATACCGCCGGCATCGCCTGCGCCACGATCCTCGCGGCCAGTGAGGCCGGCGTCGACGCCGTCGATTGCGCGATGGACGCGTTTTCGGGCAACACCTCACAGGCCACACTCGGCTCGGTGGTCGAGGCCTTGCGCCACACCGACCGCGACACCGGGCTCGACATGACCGCCGTGCGCGAAATCTCGGACTACTGGGAAGAGGTCCGCCACCAATACGCGGCGTTCGAGACCGGGATGCAGGCGCCCTCGTCCGAAGTCTATCTGCACGAGATGCCCGGTGGGCAATTCACCAACCTCAAGGCACAAGCCTCCTCTCTCGGCCTCGATGAACGCTGGCCCGAGGTCGCGCGCACCTACCACGACGTGAACCTGATGTTCGGCGACATCGTCAAAGTCACGCCAAGCTCCAAGGTCG
Protein-coding regions in this window:
- a CDS encoding ATP-dependent helicase → MSSFDESDAFESASLSARAMAARPQPYLDGLNPAQRAAVEQLEGPVLMLAGAGTGKTRALTARIVHLMQQGRARPNEILAVTFTNKAAREMKNRVGSMLGQQIEGMPWLGTFHAICVKLLRRHAELVGLKSNFTILDTDDQLRLLKQLVAAEGIDDKRWPARMLSGIIDDWKNRALLPDKVPAADAGAYNHKGVEIYAQYQQRLKDLNACDFGDLLLHMVTIFQTHEDVLAQYQRWFRYILVDEYQDTNVAQYLWLRLLAGGHKNICCVGDDDQSIYGWRGAEVGNILRFEKDFPGAHVVRLEQNYRSTPHILAAASGVIAGNKGRLGKTLWTEAEQGEKVRLIGHWDGDEEARWVGEEIEAMQRGTRGLRAFGLDSMAILVRASHQMRSFEDRFLTIGLPYRVIGGPRFYERLEIRDAMAYFRVVTSPDDDLAFERIVNTPKRGLGDVAQQKIQRTAREHGTNLVEGARILLAHQGIGGKGGAQLRLLIDGIDRWSRMVGDADVSHVELAEIILDESGYTGHWQNDKTPEAPGRLENLKELVKALEQFENLQGFLEHVSLIMDNETEEGGEKVSIMTLHAAKGLEFPAVFLPGWEDGLFPSQRSMDESGQAGLEEERRLAYVGITRAEEICTISFVANRRIFGQWQSAMPSRFIDELPEDHVDVLTPPGLYGGGFGAAMPTSTLHEEAANANVYNSPGWRRLQARSGQRGMSQPAEAKNMTIDMTASSSFTMGERVFHQKFGYGTIQGIEGDKLEVAFEKAGDKKVVAKFLSAADDVPF
- a CDS encoding alpha-hydroxy acid oxidase — protein: MDLHAKYPAIADLRARARRRIPPFVWEYLDSGTGAEATKARNRSALDRIGMMPSVLHGEFTPDLSTTLMGRDYPLPFGIAPIGMSGLMWPDAEGHLSRAARAAALPYAISTVATQSPEDIAPHLPDTAWFQMYPPRDEAIRRDMLDRARAAGFSALILTVDVPVASRRERQVRSGLTNPPRLTPRLLAQVATRPAWAAGMAKRGMPHMRGLDKYANAATQGLSPTAHVGYLLRTAPDWSYVDALRAEWEGDFIVKGVLRGEDASRLTDQGVDAIWVSNHAGRQFDGAPASIEALPEVRAATDLPLIFDSGIEGGLDILRALALGADFVMLGRAFHYALGALGAGGPAHLIDILRKDLVANMGQLGARTLSDLPPTLPLSAY
- a CDS encoding pyruvate carboxylase, coding for MPEFRKILIANRGEIAIRIMRAANEMGKKTVAVFAEEDKLGLHRFKADEAYRIGKGLGPVAAYLSIDEMIRVAKASGADAIHPGYGLLSENPDFVDACAQNGITFIGPKAETMRALGDKASARRVAIEAGVPVIPATEVLGDDMKAIRKEATEVGYPLMLKASWGGGGRGMRPINSEDELEEKVLEGRREAEAAFGNGEGYLEKMILRARHVEVQILGDTHGEIYHLYERDCSVQRRNQKVVERAPAPYLTEAQRAHVCELGRKICAHVNYECAGTVEFLMDMETEEFYFIEVNPRVQVEHTVTEEVTGIDIVRAQILIAEGKSIADATGKASQDDVQLSGHALQTRITTEDPLNNFIPDYGRITAFREATGMGIRLDGGTAYSGGVITRYYDSLLVKVTAKAQTPEQAIARMDRALREFRIRGVSTNIAFVENLLKHPTFLDNTYHTKFIDQTPELFTFEARRDRGTKVLTYIADISVNGHPETKDKPIPARAARLPQPPELRAEPQMGTRNLLEQKGPQAVADWMGQQRQLLITDTTMRDGHQSLLATRMRSHDMIKVAPAYAANLPTLFSMECWGGATFDVAYRFLQECPWQRLRDLREAMPNIMTQMLLRASNGVGYTNYPDNVVQHFVATAADTGVDVFRVFDSLNWVENMRVAMDAVQEAGKVCEGTICYTGDIFDPDRAKYDLKYYVQMGKDLKAAGAHVLGLKDMAGLLKPAQARKLVTALKSEVGLPIHFHTHDTAGIACATILAASEAGVDAVDCAMDAFSGNTSQATLGSVVEALRHTDRDTGLDMTAVREISDYWEEVRHQYAAFETGMQAPSSEVYLHEMPGGQFTNLKAQASSLGLDERWPEVARTYHDVNLMFGDIVKVTPSSKVVGDMALMMVSQGLTRAQVEDPKTDVSFPESVIDMMRGNLGQPPGGFPDAIVKKILKGEAPNTDRPGAHLPPVDFDALRAELRDKTGQAEIDDEDLAGYLMYPKVYLDYTDRHALYGPVRTLPTPTFFYGMEPGDEITAEIDPGKTLEIRLQAIGDTNEDGEVKVFFELNGQPRVIRVPNRLVKATTAQRPKAELGNDAHIGAPMPGVVATIAVAAGQQVKQGDLLLTIEAMKMETGLHAERDATVKAVHVTTGGQIDAKDLLVELE